In Oryza brachyantha chromosome 2, ObraRS2, whole genome shotgun sequence, a single window of DNA contains:
- the LOC102717127 gene encoding immune-associated nucleotide-binding protein 9-like translates to MGGSEYDDEWELPGADITLVLAGKLGCGKSATGNSIVGREAFVSEYSHSTVTNTCQMASTMLKDGRTLNVIDTPGLFDMNISSEDAGKEIVKCMNMAKDGIHALLVVFCATSRFSREDSSSIETIKEFFGEKIIDHMVLVFTYGDLVGENKLKRMLANAPEYLQNFVELCKNRVVLFDNMTEDPRLQAKQLEKLLDVVDSINSNNGGKPFSDQMISCVKEAHAREKEVRDVTGYTEEQMSELKREIYRTRDEQLSHITNMVEEKLSITIDKLQEQLMEEQNARLQSEVLAAEARLRSDEEIRKLKERLEKAQQENEEFRRMAQGRCYIL, encoded by the exons ATGGGAGGAAGCGAATATGATGATGAATGGGAGTTGCCTGGCGCTGACATCACTCTAGTTCTGGCTGGCAAACTTGGCTGTGGCAAGAGTGCAACTGGCAATAGTATCGTTGGAAGAGAAGCATTTGTATCAGAGTACTCCCATTCTACTGTGACCAATACTTGTCAGATGGCGAGCACCATGCTAAAGGATGGCCGCACCCTCAATGTTATTGATACACCAG GATTGTTTGACATGAATATTTCATCTGAGGATGCTGGTAAAGAAATTGTTAAGTGTATGAACATGGCCAAGGATGGGATACATGCACTGCTGGTTGTTTTTTGTGCTACATCTCGTTTTTCTCGAGAAGATTCTAGTAGTATTGAGACGATTAAAGAGTTTTTCGGAGAGAAGATTATTGATCATATGGTATTGGTTTTTACTTATGGAGATTTAGTTggtgaaaataaattgaagcGCATGTTGGCTAATGCCCCAGAGTACCTGCAG AATTTTGTTGAGTTGTGCAAAAATAGAGTCGTTCTCTTTGATAATATGACCGAGGACCCAAGGCTCCAAGCGAAGCAACTTGAAAAGTTGCTTGATGTTGTTGACTctataaattcaaataatgGAGGAAAGCCGTTTTCAGATCAAATGATCTCTTGCGTTAAG GAAGCGCATGCTAGAGAAAAGGAGGTGCGTGATGTTACTGGATACACCGAGGAACAGATGTCTGAATTAAAAAGGGAGATCTACAGAACTCGGGATGAACAGCTTTCACACATTACCAACATG GTGGAGGAAAAGCTGAGTATCACCATTGACAAGCTGCAAGAGCAGCTCATGGAAGAACAGAATGCAAGGCTACAATCAGAGGTGCTGGCAGCAGAAGCTAGGCTCCGGTCAGATGAGGAGATTCGCAAGCTCAAAGAACGCCTTGAGAAAGCCCAACAAGAAAACGAGGAATTCCGGAGGATGGCTCAGGGCAGATGTTATATTCTGTAA
- the LOC102699662 gene encoding protein NRT1/ PTR FAMILY 4.4-like, producing MEDAGQSKAMAAAVMSSCDCDDAAVDWRGRPCRPRHHGGMRAAAFALGMVALEMAAVAAVGNNLITYVFGEMHFPLAEAANVVTNFVGAVFLLALLGGFLADSYLGCFPTILAFSLVELAGLVLLSLQARLPRLRPPPCDMASAACEKAGGIQAAVFFAALYMVALGSGCLKPNMIAHGADQLAGGAGARAVSTYFNAAYFCFCAGELVALTALVWVQTHSGMGVGFGVSAGAMAGALACVASGAPLYRNKPPRGCIFTPIARVFVAAFTKRKLIRHSSSSNNLAGDGGFRHADKFRFLDKACVRAARRSDGGGDAPSPESPWELCTEADVRQAKTLLAVAPIFACTIVFNTVLAQLQTFSVQQGAAMDTALPGFGFRMPPASLQAIPYAVMLVLVPAYELLLTPLSRRLLGRDAGAVTPLRRVGVGLFTVAFSMVAAAAVERRRRRRAAAPGGERMSVLWIAPQFLVFGVSEMFTAVGLVEFLYEQAAAGTRAFMTALTYCSYALGFFLSSALVSLVNSATAGRAGAGAGGWLGDNDLDKDRLDLFYWTLAALSAANFCCFLLCARWYSSGAAAAAAAARSAAAAQVAAEGNAVEIIT from the exons ATGGAGGATGCGGGTCAGAGCAAagcaatggcggcggcagtgATGAGTAGCTGCGACTGTGACGACGCCGCGGTCGACTGGAGGGGAAGGCCGTGCCGGCCGCGCCACCACGGCGGTATGCGCGCCGCCGCTTTCGCCCTAG GGATGGTGGCGCtggagatggcggcggtggcggcggtgggcaaCAACCTCATCACCTACGTGTTCGGCGAGATGCACTTCCCGCTCGCCGAGGCGGCCAACGTCGTCACCAACTTCGTCGGCGCtgtcttcctcctcgcgctcCTCGGCGGCTTCCTCGCCGACTCCTACCTCGGATGCTTCCCCACCATCCTCGCCTTCTCCCTCGTCGAGCTCGCGGGGCTCGTGCTGCTGTCGCTGCAGGCGCGCCTACCTCGGCTCAGGCCGCCGCCCTGCGACATGGCGTCCGCCGCCTGCGAGAAGGCCGGGGGAATCCAGGCTGCCGTGTTCTTCGCCGCGCTGTACATGGTGGCGCTCGGCAGCGGCTGCCTCAAGCCCAACATGATCGCGCACGGCGCCGACCAGCtcgcgggcggcgccggcgcccgcgccgtcTCGACCTACTTCAACGCCGCCTACTTCTGCTTctgcgccggcgagctcgtgGCGCTGACGGCGCTCGTCTGGGTGCAGACGCACTCCGGGATGGGCGTCGGCTTCGGCGTGTCCGCGGGAGCCATGGCCGGCGCGCTCGCCTGCGTGGCGTCCGGCGCGCCGCTCTACCGGAACAAGCCGCCGCGCGGCTGCATCTTCACGCCTATTGCAAGG GTGTTTGTTGCTGCATTCACCAAGAGGAAGCTGATCCGCCATTCTAGCTCATCCAACAACcttgccggcgacggcggattCCGACACGCCGACAAGTTCAG GTTCTTGGACAAGGCGTGCGtgagggcggcgcggcggagcgacggcggcggcgacgcgccgtcgccggagagcCCCTGGGAGCTCTGCACGGAGGCGGATGTCCGGCAGGCCAAGACGCTGCTCGCCGTGGCGCCCATCTTCGCGTGCACCATCGTGTTCAACACCGTGCTGGCGCAGCTCCAGACGTTCTCGGTGCAGCAGGGCGCCGCCATGGACACGGCGCTGCCCGGCTTCGGCTTCCGCAtgccgccggcgtcgctgcAGGCCATCCCCTACGCCGTCATGCTCGTCCTCGTCCCGGCCTACGAGCTCCTCCTCACCCCTCTCTCGCGGCGGCTGCTCGggcgcgacgccggcgccgtcacCCCGCTCCGGCGCGTCGGCGTGGGCCTCTTCACCGTCGCCTTCTCCAtggtcgccgcggccgccgtcgagcgccggcggcggcgccgcgccgccgcgccgggcgGGGAGCGCATGTCCGTTCTGTGGATCGCGCCGCAGTTCCTGGTGTTCGGCGTGTCGGAGATGTTCACGGCGGTGGGCCTCGTCGAGTTCCTGTACGAGCAGGCCGCGGCGGGCACGCGCGCGTTCATGACGGCGCTCACCTACTGCTCCTACGCCCTGGGCTTCTTCCTCAGCTCGGCGCTGGTGTCGCTGGTGAACAGCGCCACGGCggggcgcgccggcgccggcgccggcggctggcTCGGCGACAACGACCTGGACAAGGACAGGCTGGACCTCTTCTACTGGACGCTCGCCGCGCTCAGCGCCGCCAACTTCTGCTGCTTCTTGCTCTGCGCCAGGTGGTACAGCTccggtgcagcagcagcagcagctgctgctcgctctgctgctgcagctcaGGTTGCAGCAGAAGGCAATGCCGTGGAGATCATTACCTGA
- the LOC102699379 gene encoding uncharacterized protein LOC102699379: MEGDEYDNDSVLSAANITLVVVGKLGCGKSATGNSILRRKAFVSEYSHVRVTNTCHIEGAILEDGRTIDVIDTPGLFDTTISTEDAGKEIVKCMSMAEDGIHAMLVVFSASSRFSLEDYSTIERIKEYFGEKIVDHMILAFTHGDLVGETKLKSMLNHAPEYLQKIVDLCQNRVVLFDNMTKDRRLQQKQVEKLLDVVDSISANNGGKLFSDPVPAHNKLSDKEQDCPRQNSDAITSKSMPHVDHKKIPIREATNHYFGNIHNTISQSSVIVDSVSFDDSHYSELRPVYRDGESFYRSFAFSYLEQIVDRKDTYEENRLLAAIGELASPAELFHWTSDFSRRRDTFQAMIEKIKGWKVMRDFPKSTISHSGEEFLLEFFSSYDTTDDIFAFLRLAAGIWMCSDDHRGMYEARVTGLGEGRSLEDWCLTQVIPPRVDAEGVAVSALAATLQVDIRVEHPNGENTEDNCSTASGTPRVTLLCVDSHYDILYPIPPAAATTADPAAKTSNGGADKREGDPAKSSSETAASASWLNCLLPAGCKKKQA, translated from the exons ATGGAAGGAGATGAATATGACAATGATTCGGTGTTATCTGCTGCTAACATCACTCTAGTTGTTGTCGGAAAACTTGGCTGTGGCAAGAGTGCAACTGGCAATAGTATCCTTAGAAGAAAAGCATTTGTATCAGAATACTCACATGTCCGTGTGACTAATACTTGTCACATAGAAGGCGCCATTCTAGAGGATGGCCGCACCATCGATGTTATTGATACACCTG GATTGTTTGACACGACCATTTCAACTGAGGATGCTGGTAAAGAAATTGTTAAGTGTATGAGTATGGCTGAGGATGGGATACATGCGATGCTGGTGGTTTTTTCTGCGTCATCTCGCTTTTCTCTAGAAGATTATAGTACCATTGAGAGAATTAAGGAATATTTTGGAGAGAAGATTGTTGATCACATGATATTAGCTTTTACTCATGGAGATTTGGTTGGTGAAACTAAATTGAAGAGCATGCTAAATCATGCCCCAGAGTATCTACAG AAAATTGTTGACCTGTGCCAAAATAGGGTTGTTCTCTTTGATAATATGACCAAGGACCGAAGGCTCCAACAGAAGCAAGTTGAAAAGTTGCTTGATGTTGTGGACTCTATTAGTGCAAATAATGGAGGAAAGCTGTTCTCAGATCCGGTGCCCGCTCACAATAAG CTTTCAGATAAAGAACAGGACTGCCCCCGTCAAAATTCTGATGCAATCACGTCAAAATCGATGCCTCATGTGGATCACAAG AAAATTCCTATACGAGAAGCCACAAATCATTACTTCGGGAACATCCATAATACTATTAGTCAATCATCAGTCATTGTGGATTCGGTCAGTTTTGATGACAGTCATTATTCAGAACTGAGGCCAGTGTATAGAGATGGGGAGAGTTTCTATAGGAGCTTCGCATTCTCCTACCTG GAGCAAATTGTTGATAGGAAAGACACTTACGAGGAAAATCGTCTTCTTGCTGCTATTGGAGAATTGGCTAGCCCAGCTGAACTTTTTCATTGGACCTCTGATTTTTCCCGTAGACGCGAT ACGTTTCAGGCGATGATAGAGAAAATAAAGGGATGGAAGGTTATGCGGGATTTCCCAAAATCAACAATCAG CCACAGCGGGGAAGAATTTCTTCTTGAGTTCTTCAGCAGTTATGATACAACGGATGACA TTTTTGCTTTCCTCAGGCTAGCAGCAGGCATCTGGATGTGCTCGGACGACCACAGAGGGATGTATGAAGCACGTGTAACCGGGCTTGGAGAAGGTCGCAGTCTGGAAGAC TGGTGCTTGACGCAGGTTATCCCTCCCCGCGTGGACGCAGAAGGTGTTGCAGTAAGTGCTTTGGCGGCCACACTTCAGGTGGACATCCGAGTGGAGCACCCAAATGGTGAAAATACCGAAGATAACTGCTCCACTGCAAGTGGTACTCCCCGTGTGACCTTGTTGTGCGTAGACTCTCACTATGACATCCTCTACCCAAtccctcctgctgctgctactactgcTGATCCTGCGGCTAAGACTTCAAATGGAGGGGCTGACAAGCGTGAGGGAGATCCTGCCAAGAGTTCAAGTGAAACGGCAGCAAGTGCGAGCTGGTTAAACTGCCTCCTACCAGCTGGTTGCAAGAAGAAGCAGGCCTGA